A single window of Cytobacillus dafuensis DNA harbors:
- a CDS encoding DMT family transporter, which yields MNNFKFIILILLTTFLMGSSFAVGKIGLSYSSPLLLAALRFILAGFIMAAIVIMLKRPHPTSKGQWIKMFIIGTFQTAGVMGGIFLSLRTITASESSILTFSNPLLVVVFSTIFLQARYKLYQWIGVLLGLVGVVITMGAQIEFNIGILFGILSAVFWAISTLLVKKWGTSFDTWVLSAYQMFFGGLLLLLASFILEKPYFILNVNSLFILLWLSIMSSIVQFAVWYYLLQKGDPGKTSAFLFLAPFFGVLSGWLLLGEKLYPSIIIGGLFIISGIYLVNRNFQQKNNLVKNTLHINKSV from the coding sequence ATGAATAATTTCAAATTTATAATATTAATACTCTTAACAACATTTTTAATGGGCTCTTCTTTTGCTGTAGGTAAAATAGGTTTGTCTTATTCATCCCCGTTGTTATTAGCAGCATTGCGTTTCATACTTGCCGGATTCATAATGGCAGCAATCGTTATCATGTTAAAAAGACCTCACCCAACATCTAAAGGACAGTGGATAAAGATGTTTATTATTGGTACTTTCCAAACAGCTGGTGTTATGGGGGGGATTTTCTTGAGTTTACGAACCATTACAGCTAGTGAATCCTCAATTCTTACATTTTCTAATCCTTTACTTGTTGTTGTATTCAGCACCATCTTTTTACAAGCACGCTATAAACTTTATCAATGGATTGGTGTTCTTTTAGGGTTAGTAGGGGTAGTTATTACAATGGGAGCACAAATTGAATTTAATATTGGCATTCTTTTTGGAATTCTTTCAGCTGTTTTTTGGGCAATTTCAACATTATTAGTTAAAAAATGGGGAACGTCTTTCGATACTTGGGTTCTATCCGCTTATCAGATGTTTTTTGGTGGATTACTACTTTTACTTGCTAGCTTTATTCTTGAAAAGCCGTACTTCATTTTGAATGTTAATTCATTGTTCATTTTATTATGGTTAAGTATTATGTCTTCTATTGTTCAATTTGCTGTCTGGTATTACCTTCTACAAAAGGGGGATCCAGGAAAAACAAGTGCTTTTCTGTTTTTGGCACCTTTCTTCGGTGTATTATCTGGTTGGTTATTATTAGGGGAGAAGTTATATCCTTCAATTATAATTGGTGGCTTGTTTATTATTAGTGGTATCTATCTTGTAAATAGAAATTTTCAACAGAAAAATAATCTAGTTAAAAATACTTTACATATAAATAAATCAGTCTAA
- a CDS encoding MFS transporter: MPSIIYLLALAIFCMTTSEFMVAGMMNELAFVFQVSISSIGYLITAYAGAMVIGGPLVTATLTLLRVRSKQALLFLMFIFLIGQSLGAIAWNYDIMMISRIITGIASASAFGVAISFSAALVHSDSRGKAASIVLAGLMIATVLGLPITTFISQYYGWRISFGAVSVLVLVSGIMIQWLLPSSSNKEQLNWKDELQRFKNFHLWAAYVTSMFIIGGTFAAFSYFTPIFTNVTGFSSASIPYLLALYGSATVIGNIIIGKFADKFTMKILMGGLIILIVALSLFALGAENRYIAVISTIFIGLTGVALNPAMVARVMKTAGNGTMINTVHSSFITLGIVIGSSLGGLGISKGYGFVSPLWIGSCLAILGVISLLPYLYKRKTD; this comes from the coding sequence ATGCCATCGATTATTTATTTATTAGCTTTAGCAATCTTTTGTATGACTACATCAGAATTTATGGTTGCAGGTATGATGAACGAACTTGCTTTTGTATTTCAGGTTTCTATATCGTCTATTGGGTATTTAATTACAGCTTATGCAGGAGCAATGGTCATAGGAGGTCCCCTTGTGACCGCAACTCTCACTCTCCTACGAGTGCGCAGTAAACAAGCATTATTGTTTTTAATGTTTATATTTTTAATTGGTCAATCACTCGGAGCTATTGCTTGGAACTATGATATTATGATGATTTCACGTATTATAACTGGTATCGCTTCAGCTTCTGCTTTTGGAGTTGCGATTTCCTTTTCTGCAGCATTGGTTCACTCTGATTCAAGGGGAAAAGCTGCATCAATTGTACTTGCAGGTTTAATGATTGCAACTGTCTTAGGATTACCTATAACAACCTTTATTTCGCAATATTATGGCTGGCGTATTAGCTTTGGGGCTGTTTCTGTTCTTGTTCTAGTATCAGGAATAATGATCCAATGGTTGTTACCATCATCTTCAAATAAAGAGCAATTAAATTGGAAAGACGAACTTCAGCGATTTAAAAATTTTCATCTTTGGGCAGCGTACGTAACAAGTATGTTTATTATTGGAGGTACGTTTGCAGCATTTAGTTATTTCACTCCTATCTTTACAAACGTTACAGGCTTTTCAAGCGCAAGTATTCCATATTTACTTGCTCTCTATGGTAGTGCGACGGTAATTGGGAATATAATAATTGGCAAGTTCGCTGATAAATTTACAATGAAAATACTTATGGGTGGATTAATTATATTAATCGTAGCGTTGTCTTTATTTGCTTTAGGTGCAGAGAATAGATACATTGCGGTTATTTCTACGATTTTTATTGGTTTAACTGGTGTAGCATTGAATCCGGCTATGGTTGCGAGGGTAATGAAAACAGCTGGTAATGGAACAATGATAAATACCGTTCATAGTTCTTTTATTACGCTGGGTATTGTTATTGGTTCGTCACTAGGTGGTCTTGGAATCAGTAAAGGATATGGTTTTGTATCTCCGCTGTGGATTGGATCTTGTTTAGCTATCCTTGGGGTAATTTCATTATTACCATATTTATATAAGAGAAAGACGGATTAA